Proteins encoded within one genomic window of Haloplanus vescus:
- a CDS encoding DUF5796 family protein, whose product MTIRSDVAPSTLPVELLEAGVQVEYLDGRTTLYRGAPQKVEETLTTGPGKEVHVLVTDPEGTEGVMMYVNDRKTHDDILESTGVGRIVLDSGEAEEVFPGVTVATPDGMRCRVDADLSVARGRVFVFVEDDWGEQSYELVDEK is encoded by the coding sequence ATGACCATTCGCAGCGACGTGGCGCCGAGTACGCTCCCGGTCGAGTTACTCGAGGCGGGGGTACAGGTCGAATATCTCGACGGGCGGACGACGCTGTATCGCGGCGCCCCCCAGAAAGTCGAGGAGACGCTCACCACCGGCCCGGGCAAGGAAGTTCACGTCCTCGTCACGGACCCCGAGGGGACCGAGGGCGTGATGATGTACGTCAACGACCGCAAGACCCACGACGACATTCTGGAGTCGACGGGCGTGGGCCGAATCGTCCTCGACAGCGGGGAGGCGGAGGAAGTCTTCCCGGGCGTGACCGTCGCCACGCCCGACGGGATGCGGTGTCGCGTCGACGCCGACCTGTCGGTCGCCCGCGGGCGCGTGTTCGTCTTCGTCGAGGACGACTGGGGCGAGCAGTCCTACGAACTGGTCGACGAGAAGTAG
- a CDS encoding DUF7331 family protein, producing the protein MSDHVDASRWDSTDAERPEHDGIDTVEAYEVEDGTVLYDAENPLAWVESSAAVSIRDLA; encoded by the coding sequence ATGTCCGACCACGTCGACGCAAGCCGGTGGGACAGTACGGACGCCGAGCGTCCGGAGCACGACGGTATCGACACCGTCGAGGCGTACGAAGTCGAGGACGGGACGGTACTGTACGACGCGGAGAACCCGCTCGCGTGGGTGGAGTCGTCCGCCGCCGTGTCGATTCGCGACTTGGCGTAG
- a CDS encoding ABC transporter ATP-binding protein has translation MATLQINNLHAKVAEEDGESILRGVDLEVKSGEIHALMGPNGSGKSTTAKVIAGHPAYEVTDGEITLILDDEDLSDIDEEVPPEKREWDLLDLEPNERAALGIFLGFQYPAEIEGVTMTNFLRQALNAKTEEREELFEDEDEADADEEDAGYDTSPMEGEADDGEIGVAEFQQLLKEKMELLDMDEKFAQRYLNAGFSGGEKKQNEVLQAAILEPCVAVLDEIDSGLDIDRLQDVSEGINALRDQQGTGVLQITHYQRILDYVEPDHVHVMLDGQIAESGGAELAQKLEDEGYDWVREQAYETA, from the coding sequence ATGGCAACACTACAGATCAACAATCTTCACGCCAAAGTCGCAGAAGAGGACGGCGAGAGTATTCTTCGCGGCGTCGACTTGGAGGTCAAATCGGGCGAGATTCACGCCCTCATGGGCCCGAACGGCTCCGGGAAGTCGACGACAGCGAAGGTCATCGCCGGCCATCCGGCCTACGAGGTCACCGACGGTGAGATTACGCTCATCCTCGACGACGAGGACCTGAGCGACATCGACGAGGAGGTACCCCCCGAGAAGCGCGAGTGGGACTTGCTCGACCTCGAACCGAACGAGCGTGCGGCCCTCGGCATCTTCCTCGGCTTCCAGTATCCGGCCGAAATCGAGGGCGTTACGATGACGAACTTCCTCCGACAGGCGCTCAACGCCAAGACGGAGGAGCGCGAGGAGCTCTTCGAAGACGAGGACGAGGCCGACGCCGACGAAGAGGACGCGGGCTACGACACCTCCCCGATGGAGGGCGAGGCCGACGACGGTGAAATCGGCGTCGCCGAGTTCCAGCAGCTGTTGAAGGAGAAGATGGAGCTGCTGGACATGGACGAGAAGTTCGCACAGCGCTACCTCAACGCCGGCTTCTCCGGCGGCGAGAAGAAGCAAAACGAGGTACTGCAGGCAGCCATCCTCGAGCCGTGCGTCGCGGTGCTCGACGAAATCGACTCCGGGCTGGACATCGACCGCCTGCAGGACGTCTCTGAGGGTATCAACGCGCTCCGTGACCAGCAGGGCACGGGCGTCCTCCAGATCACGCACTATCAGCGCATCCTCGACTACGTCGAGCCCGATCACGTCCACGTGATGCTCGACGGCCAGATCGCTGAGAGCGGCGGCGCGGAGCTGGC
- a CDS encoding DNA-directed DNA polymerase, translated as MTQADLSQFSGAADDRPEAEAVAVAGDASQAVSEVIDASELKFPDPDGTVDLTVTQVDYTVEGQGSEEYPVVHLFGRTPDGTAEHVRVLGFEPYFYAPTASLDDDDLDRDVITRTETGYESIRGEELTKICTQTPRDVGQIRDEFDHFEADILFPNRLLIDKDIGSGVRVPVRRLESGSIQIPHDEIQAVEATADLRVNTFDIEVDDRSGFPEDGEEPIVCLTSHDSGSDEYITWLYEAPEGEGVTPDDLAAYEGLEGDVDAEVRAFDSEAAMLDAFLTYIEDTDPDVLTGWNFEDFDAPYFIDRLEVLGKRPDVDRDLNPNRLSRIGEVWRSDWGGPTIKGRVVFDLLYAYKRTQFTELESYRLDAVGEQELGAGKERYTGDIGDLWEDDPQRLLEYNLRDVELCVELDRKRDIISFWDEVRTFVGCKLEDAPTPGDAVDVYVLHKVHGNFALPSKGRADAEDYEGGAVFDPITGIKENVSVLDLKSLYPMCMVTINASPETKVDPEAYDGDTYRAPNGTHFQKEPDGVIREMVDELLKEREQKKAERNDNEPGSQAYEQYDREQQAVKVIMNSLYGVLGWDRFRLYDREMGAAVTATGRDVIEHTQTAANDVGYEVAYGDTDSVMLELGDDVAVDEVPDEVRESHPEMSESGLRQIAGAIETGYELEESINDSYDEFALEELNAHDHRFQIEFEKLYRRFFQAGKKKRYAGHIVWKEGKHVDDIDITGFEYKRSDIAPITKEVQRQVIEMIVKEDAVDEVEKYLEGIINRFQEQKIDAERIGIPGGIGQRLDEYDSPSAHIRGAKYANAVLNTNFDRGSKPRHLYLERVLPQFFEIVERENSSIVSDADYREFKRNPDIICFEYPDQVPESFEIDYQKMLEKTLEGPISRITESLGISWEHLVDGEQQTGLGHYM; from the coding sequence ATGACTCAGGCGGACCTCTCGCAGTTCTCGGGGGCGGCGGACGACCGCCCCGAGGCGGAGGCGGTCGCCGTCGCGGGCGACGCGTCACAGGCGGTCAGTGAGGTTATCGACGCCTCGGAGCTGAAGTTCCCCGACCCCGATGGGACGGTCGACCTCACGGTCACGCAGGTCGACTACACCGTCGAAGGGCAGGGTTCCGAGGAGTACCCCGTCGTCCACCTGTTCGGTCGGACTCCGGACGGGACGGCGGAACACGTCCGCGTTCTCGGGTTCGAACCGTACTTCTACGCGCCGACAGCGAGTCTCGACGACGACGACCTCGACCGGGACGTAATCACGCGCACGGAGACGGGCTACGAGAGCATCCGCGGCGAGGAGCTGACGAAAATCTGTACCCAGACGCCACGCGACGTGGGGCAGATTCGCGACGAGTTCGACCACTTCGAGGCGGACATCCTCTTCCCGAACCGCCTCCTCATCGACAAGGACATTGGGAGTGGCGTTCGCGTCCCCGTCCGGCGACTGGAGAGTGGGTCGATTCAGATTCCACACGACGAGATTCAGGCCGTCGAGGCGACGGCAGACCTCCGCGTGAACACGTTCGACATCGAAGTCGACGACCGCTCCGGTTTCCCCGAGGACGGCGAGGAGCCAATCGTCTGTCTCACCAGTCACGACTCCGGGAGCGACGAGTACATCACGTGGCTCTACGAGGCGCCCGAGGGCGAGGGCGTCACCCCCGACGACCTCGCGGCGTACGAGGGACTCGAAGGCGATGTCGACGCCGAAGTCCGCGCCTTCGACTCCGAGGCCGCCATGCTCGATGCCTTCCTCACCTACATCGAGGACACCGACCCCGACGTGCTCACGGGGTGGAACTTCGAGGACTTCGACGCGCCCTACTTCATCGACCGACTCGAGGTGCTCGGCAAGCGCCCGGACGTGGACCGCGACCTGAATCCCAACCGCCTCTCACGCATCGGTGAGGTGTGGCGGAGCGACTGGGGTGGCCCGACTATCAAGGGCCGCGTCGTCTTCGACCTGCTTTACGCCTACAAGCGCACCCAGTTCACTGAACTTGAATCGTACCGGCTCGACGCCGTCGGCGAACAGGAACTCGGCGCGGGCAAGGAGCGCTACACGGGCGACATCGGCGACCTGTGGGAGGACGACCCCCAGCGTCTGCTGGAGTACAACCTCCGCGACGTGGAACTCTGTGTCGAACTCGACCGCAAGCGCGACATCATCTCCTTCTGGGACGAGGTGCGGACGTTCGTCGGGTGTAAACTGGAGGACGCCCCGACGCCCGGTGACGCCGTTGACGTGTACGTCCTGCACAAGGTCCACGGGAACTTCGCCCTGCCCTCGAAGGGGCGGGCCGACGCCGAGGACTACGAGGGCGGTGCGGTGTTCGACCCCATCACGGGCATCAAGGAGAACGTGAGCGTCCTCGACCTGAAGTCGCTGTATCCGATGTGCATGGTGACCATCAACGCGTCGCCGGAGACGAAAGTCGACCCCGAGGCGTACGACGGCGACACCTACCGCGCGCCCAACGGCACCCACTTCCAGAAGGAACCGGACGGCGTCATCCGGGAGATGGTCGACGAGTTGCTGAAAGAGCGCGAACAGAAGAAGGCCGAGCGCAACGACAACGAACCCGGGAGTCAGGCCTACGAGCAGTACGACCGAGAACAGCAGGCGGTGAAGGTCATCATGAACTCGCTCTACGGCGTCCTGGGCTGGGACCGCTTCCGCCTCTACGACCGGGAGATGGGCGCCGCCGTCACCGCGACGGGGCGGGACGTCATCGAACACACCCAGACCGCCGCCAACGACGTGGGTTACGAGGTGGCCTACGGCGACACCGACAGCGTCATGCTCGAACTCGGGGATGACGTGGCTGTCGACGAGGTACCCGACGAGGTTCGCGAATCCCACCCCGAGATGAGCGAGTCGGGGCTTCGACAGATTGCGGGTGCCATCGAGACGGGCTACGAACTCGAGGAATCCATCAACGACTCCTACGACGAGTTCGCGTTGGAGGAACTCAACGCCCACGACCACCGCTTCCAAATCGAGTTCGAGAAGCTCTACCGGCGGTTCTTCCAGGCGGGCAAGAAGAAACGCTACGCGGGCCACATCGTCTGGAAGGAGGGCAAACACGTCGACGATATCGACATCACGGGCTTCGAGTACAAGCGCTCGGACATCGCGCCGATAACGAAGGAGGTCCAGCGACAGGTCATCGAGATGATCGTGAAGGAGGATGCTGTTGATGAGGTTGAAAAGTACTTGGAAGGCATCATCAACCGATTTCAGGAACAGAAAATAGATGCGGAACGGATCGGCATTCCCGGTGGTATCGGCCAGCGATTGGATGAATATGATAGTCCTTCTGCTCACATCCGTGGGGCGAAATACGCAAATGCTGTTCTCAATACGAATTTTGACCGTGGATCGAAACCGCGACACCTCTATTTGGAGCGTGTTCTTCCCCAATTCTTCGAAATAGTTGAGCGGGAGAATTCATCCATAGTTTCAGATGCTGATTATCGCGAATTCAAGCGAAATCCCGATATTATCTGTTTTGAATATCCTGATCAAGTCCCTGAATCGTTCGAAATTGACTATCAGAAGATGCTCGAAAAGACACTTGAGGGGCCGATATCCCGAATCACAGAGAGTCTCGGCATTTCGTGGGAACATCTGGTTGACGGAGAGCAGCAGACTGGCTTAGGCCATTATATGTGA
- a CDS encoding MarR family transcriptional regulator, with amino-acid sequence MSTTETLSRDEASDRWADVRDLPPSAKLVAKVLDYNDTLSQSQLAEETLLPPRTVRYALTRLEEEDVVESRFSFSDARKRLYSLKI; translated from the coding sequence ATGAGTACGACCGAAACGCTCTCGCGTGACGAGGCGTCGGACCGATGGGCAGACGTGCGTGACCTGCCTCCGAGTGCGAAACTCGTCGCGAAGGTGCTCGACTACAACGACACGCTCAGCCAGAGCCAGTTGGCCGAGGAGACGCTCCTGCCCCCGCGGACCGTTCGCTACGCCCTCACGCGACTGGAAGAGGAAGACGTGGTCGAATCTCGGTTCTCCTTCTCCGACGCGCGCAAGCGCCTCTACTCGCTGAAGATTTAA
- the rad50 gene encoding DNA double-strand break repair ATPase Rad50, with the protein MKFERIRLRNFRPYADADLELRDGVTVIHGLNGSGKSSLLEACFFALYGSTALEGTLDDVISNGETEAEIDLDFTHAGASYHVHRRLRSSGERTTTADCVLEGPDVTVEGARDVRAFVVDLLRMDAEAFVNCAYVRQGEVNQLINASPAQRQDVIDDLLQLGRLEEYRDRAGEARLGIEDVRSEKRGELQKVEAQIERKAEQDLYATLDELESSLTEIDDQIEHYEAQREKAEQTKTEAESVLEEFEQKRADLEAVESDIAELEEAIREAESEREEVRERIGDARDQMSELEADIDTRLDAAGLEAATDDAIETRRRDIDDHEERLREERSDAKASATGLRNQATNLAEKADELAERADEAESRAADLREAAMAAEDAVTECEERIAEIDSEREDLTARLDAAPVDRGEAADHLADCRERRAEARERVTELETRLESARDRVAEAEALLDAGKCPECGQPVDGAPHADPEDDRERVAELESELSAARERVTELDERVETLDDLVEAERRLDELDAERERLAERAAEKRADAEENLEEADEYDAEADSLREQAAETREVAEKKRAEAEECEARVDELTEELSTVETARERLDAIEKRLAQVDDLEADIERLSERAERIEETNDERRERLSEKRERRDDLAAAVDEDAIEAARTNKSEADEYLSNVADELDSLAERRDELQTRIGGVRSEIEALESLHDERDALAERVEALDDLHDEATRLEAMYGDLRADLRQRNVETLERLLNETFDLVYGNDAYAHLRLNGEYELSVVQKDGSELDPTQLSGGERALFNLSLRCAIYRLLAEGIDGAAPMPPLILDEPTVFLDSGHVSRLVDLVTEMRDLGVAQIVIVSHDEELVGAADDLVSVEKDSRTNRSTVSRSDPAALGAVDLESEADD; encoded by the coding sequence GTGAAGTTCGAGCGCATCCGCCTGCGGAACTTCCGCCCCTACGCCGACGCGGACCTCGAACTGCGCGACGGCGTGACGGTCATCCACGGACTCAACGGGAGTGGGAAGTCGTCGCTCTTGGAGGCGTGTTTCTTCGCGCTCTACGGGTCGACGGCCCTCGAAGGGACACTGGACGACGTGATTTCGAACGGCGAGACGGAGGCCGAAATCGACCTCGACTTCACCCACGCCGGCGCGTCCTATCACGTCCACCGACGCCTCCGTTCCTCGGGCGAGCGGACGACCACCGCCGACTGCGTGCTGGAGGGCCCGGACGTGACCGTCGAGGGCGCGCGAGATGTGCGGGCGTTCGTCGTCGACCTACTCCGGATGGACGCCGAGGCGTTCGTCAACTGCGCGTACGTCCGGCAGGGCGAGGTAAACCAACTCATCAACGCCTCGCCGGCCCAGCGTCAGGACGTCATCGACGATCTCCTGCAGCTCGGCCGACTGGAGGAGTACCGCGACCGGGCGGGCGAGGCGCGACTCGGCATCGAGGACGTGCGCTCGGAGAAGCGGGGCGAGCTCCAGAAGGTGGAGGCACAGATCGAACGGAAAGCGGAGCAGGATCTCTACGCCACGCTCGACGAGTTGGAGTCGTCGCTGACCGAGATCGACGACCAGATAGAGCATTACGAGGCCCAGCGCGAGAAAGCCGAGCAGACGAAAACGGAGGCGGAGTCGGTGCTCGAGGAGTTCGAGCAGAAGCGGGCCGACTTGGAGGCCGTCGAGTCGGACATCGCGGAGTTGGAGGAGGCGATTCGCGAGGCCGAGTCGGAGCGCGAGGAGGTCCGCGAGCGCATCGGTGACGCGCGCGACCAGATGTCCGAGTTGGAGGCCGACATCGACACTCGTCTCGACGCGGCGGGACTGGAGGCCGCGACCGACGACGCCATCGAGACGCGGCGTCGCGACATCGACGACCACGAGGAGCGTCTCCGCGAGGAGCGTTCCGACGCGAAGGCGTCGGCGACGGGCCTGCGGAATCAGGCGACGAACCTCGCCGAGAAGGCCGACGAGTTGGCCGAGCGCGCCGACGAGGCGGAATCGCGGGCTGCGGACCTCCGCGAGGCGGCGATGGCGGCCGAGGACGCCGTGACCGAGTGCGAGGAACGCATCGCGGAAATCGACTCGGAGCGGGAGGACCTGACCGCCCGCCTCGACGCCGCGCCGGTCGACCGCGGCGAGGCGGCGGACCACTTGGCCGACTGTCGCGAGCGCCGCGCGGAGGCACGCGAGCGCGTGACCGAACTGGAGACGCGACTGGAGTCGGCGCGTGACCGGGTCGCCGAGGCGGAAGCCCTCCTCGACGCCGGGAAGTGCCCCGAGTGCGGCCAGCCAGTCGACGGCGCGCCCCACGCCGACCCCGAAGACGACCGCGAGCGGGTGGCCGAGTTAGAGAGCGAACTGTCGGCGGCACGGGAGCGCGTGACCGAACTGGACGAGCGAGTCGAGACGCTCGACGACCTCGTCGAGGCCGAGCGCCGACTGGACGAACTCGACGCCGAGCGTGAGCGACTCGCCGAGCGAGCGGCGGAGAAACGCGCCGACGCCGAGGAGAACCTCGAAGAGGCCGACGAGTACGACGCCGAGGCGGACTCGCTCCGCGAGCAGGCGGCCGAAACCCGCGAGGTCGCCGAGAAGAAACGCGCGGAGGCCGAGGAGTGTGAGGCACGCGTCGACGAGTTGACCGAGGAGCTGTCGACCGTCGAGACGGCGCGCGAACGCCTCGACGCCATCGAGAAACGTCTGGCGCAGGTCGACGACCTCGAAGCCGACATCGAGCGCTTGAGCGAGCGAGCGGAGCGCATCGAGGAGACGAACGACGAACGCCGCGAGCGCCTGTCGGAGAAACGCGAGCGCCGCGACGACCTCGCGGCGGCGGTCGACGAGGACGCCATCGAGGCGGCCCGGACGAACAAGTCCGAGGCCGACGAGTACCTGTCGAATGTCGCTGATGAACTCGACTCGCTGGCCGAACGGCGGGACGAGCTACAGACACGAATTGGGGGTGTCCGAAGCGAAATCGAGGCGCTCGAATCGCTGCACGACGAGCGTGATGCCCTCGCGGAGCGTGTCGAGGCACTCGACGACCTCCACGACGAGGCGACGCGACTGGAGGCCATGTACGGCGACCTGCGCGCGGACCTCCGCCAGCGCAACGTCGAGACGCTCGAACGGCTCCTGAACGAGACCTTCGACCTCGTCTACGGCAACGACGCGTACGCACACCTCCGACTGAATGGGGAGTACGAGCTCTCGGTCGTACAGAAAGACGGGAGCGAACTCGACCCCACGCAGCTGTCGGGCGGGGAGCGTGCCCTGTTCAACCTCAGTCTGCGGTGTGCCATCTATCGCTTGCTGGCCGAGGGCATCGACGGCGCGGCGCCCATGCCGCCGCTCATCCTCGACGAACCGACCGTCTTCCTCGACTCGGGGCACGTCTCTCGGCTCGTCGACTTGGTCACGGAGATGCGTGACCTCGGTGTCGCCCAAATCGTCATCGTCAGCCACGACGAGGAACTCGTCGGCGCGGCCGACGACCTCGTCAGCGTCGAGAAAGACTCCCGGACCAACCGGTCGACGGTGTCACGGTCGGACCCGGCCGCACTCGGCGCGGTCGACCTCGAATCCGAGGCCGACGACTAG
- a CDS encoding helix-turn-helix transcriptional regulator, producing the protein MMSSLSDDRYATQRGRYLAKTTELRKPEAKAVAYAEKGFSSNGISKKLNVSESTVKGYMRRAMALYGLEIMETNLPSEEPPDYEKVRPEYYNKLNDTDREIWIEYVRRHSDKLPQEWMHEILESADMDESA; encoded by the coding sequence ATGATGTCGAGTCTAAGTGATGACAGATATGCGACACAGAGAGGCCGCTATTTGGCCAAAACTACCGAACTTCGAAAACCCGAGGCAAAAGCAGTCGCATATGCAGAAAAAGGTTTCTCTTCAAACGGTATTTCTAAGAAATTGAACGTCTCCGAATCAACCGTCAAGGGATATATGCGGAGAGCTATGGCACTATACGGTTTGGAGATCATGGAAACAAATCTTCCCAGCGAAGAACCTCCCGACTACGAGAAAGTTAGACCGGAATACTACAACAAATTAAACGACACAGATCGAGAAATATGGATAGAGTATGTGCGAAGGCACAGCGATAAGCTCCCACAGGAATGGATGCATGAGATACTAGAATCTGCAGATATGGACGAATCTGCCTAA
- a CDS encoding DUF7128 family protein, which translates to MVTTTERDGMTWYECETCGMLFDDRDDASQHEEHCDDDSADPSYLQ; encoded by the coding sequence ATGGTGACCACGACTGAGCGAGACGGCATGACGTGGTACGAGTGCGAGACCTGTGGCATGCTGTTCGACGACCGCGACGACGCGAGCCAGCACGAAGAGCACTGTGACGACGACAGCGCCGACCCGTCGTATCTCCAGTAA
- a CDS encoding DUF7322 domain-containing protein: MLDPFDEPDDTDATPQLGNPEHDLPKTPSVDVDESDADPEVKETFWRSVFLTNVAIFALTVGPMVAYFRGWWTVGAAAAVLGAIMLFRVYQHYRAFERHQDDERNA, translated from the coding sequence GTGCTCGACCCGTTCGACGAGCCCGACGACACCGACGCGACGCCGCAGTTGGGCAACCCCGAACACGACCTGCCCAAGACCCCCTCCGTCGACGTCGACGAGTCGGACGCCGACCCCGAGGTGAAGGAGACGTTCTGGCGGAGCGTCTTCCTCACGAACGTGGCCATCTTCGCGCTCACCGTCGGGCCGATGGTCGCGTACTTTCGTGGGTGGTGGACCGTCGGCGCCGCCGCTGCCGTACTCGGCGCCATCATGCTGTTCCGTGTCTACCAACACTACCGTGCCTTCGAGCGACACCAAGACGACGAACGGAACGCCTAA
- the pan1 gene encoding proteasome-activating nucleotidase Pan1, giving the protein MTDTVDDVDLPYDEEAASQQEKIEALRERLDVLEGQNDEMRDELLDANAENNKYQQKLERLTHENKKLKQSPLFVATVQELTDEGVVIKQHGNNQEALTEVTDEMREDLEPDARVAVNNSLSVVQRLDKETDVRARVMQVDHSPDVTYEDIGGLEAQMQEVRETVEMPLDRPEMFQEVGIDPPSGVLLHGPPGTGKTMLAKAVANQTDATFIKMAGSELVHKFIGEGAKLVRDLFEVARENEPAVLFIDEIDAIASKRTDSKTSGDAEVQRTMMQLLSEMDGFEERGDVRIIAATNRFDMLDSAILRPGRFDRLIEVPKPDHAGREIIFKIHTRNMNVDDDVDFEELAEMADDASGADIKAICTEAGMFAIRDERTEIYMQDFVDAWEKITTETDTDTASRAFA; this is encoded by the coding sequence ATGACTGATACTGTGGACGATGTCGACCTCCCCTACGACGAGGAGGCGGCGTCGCAGCAGGAAAAAATCGAAGCCCTCCGCGAGCGTCTCGACGTGCTCGAGGGCCAGAACGACGAGATGCGCGACGAACTGCTGGACGCGAACGCCGAGAACAACAAGTACCAGCAGAAACTCGAGCGACTCACGCATGAGAACAAGAAGCTCAAGCAGTCGCCGCTGTTCGTCGCGACGGTCCAGGAGCTCACGGACGAAGGGGTCGTCATCAAGCAACACGGGAACAACCAGGAAGCCCTGACCGAGGTCACCGATGAGATGCGGGAGGACCTCGAACCCGACGCTCGCGTCGCCGTCAACAACTCGCTGTCGGTGGTCCAACGCCTCGACAAGGAGACGGACGTGCGGGCCCGCGTGATGCAGGTCGACCACAGTCCGGACGTGACCTACGAGGACATCGGCGGCCTCGAAGCGCAGATGCAGGAAGTCCGCGAGACGGTCGAGATGCCGCTCGACCGCCCGGAGATGTTCCAAGAGGTCGGCATCGACCCGCCGTCGGGCGTCCTGCTCCACGGCCCGCCGGGGACGGGGAAGACGATGCTCGCCAAGGCGGTGGCCAACCAGACCGACGCCACCTTCATCAAGATGGCCGGCTCCGAGCTCGTCCACAAGTTCATCGGCGAGGGGGCGAAACTCGTCCGCGACCTCTTCGAGGTGGCTCGCGAGAACGAACCCGCGGTCCTGTTCATTGACGAAATCGACGCCATCGCCTCGAAGCGGACGGACTCGAAGACGTCCGGCGACGCCGAGGTCCAGCGGACGATGATGCAGCTGCTCTCCGAGATGGACGGCTTCGAGGAGCGCGGCGACGTCCGTATCATCGCGGCGACGAACCGCTTCGACATGCTCGACTCGGCCATCCTGCGCCCCGGCCGATTCGACCGTCTCATCGAGGTACCCAAGCCCGACCACGCGGGGCGTGAGATCATCTTCAAGATCCACACCCGCAACATGAACGTCGACGACGACGTTGACTTCGAAGAGCTGGCGGAGATGGCCGACGACGCCTCCGGTGCCGACATCAAGGCCATCTGCACCGAAGCGGGGATGTTCGCCATCCGCGACGAGCGCACCGAAATCTACATGCAGGACTTCGTGGACGCGTGGGAGAAGATCACCACCGAGACGGACACCGACACCGCCTCCCGGGCGTTCGCGTAA
- a CDS encoding DUF7346 family protein — MRTVRDEAGDRYLLVKRSSESSLVRDPDTGEERYLPNADLTVDDETAALETAASAVPASVRRVLTAAPNDRALGLLIELADRGPLAVRTLIDSYDLCESDLHGLLAEFRAAGLVEEARIAGERGYDATATTRDAVTHLRADD; from the coding sequence ATGCGAACCGTCCGCGACGAGGCGGGAGACCGCTACCTGCTCGTGAAACGCTCGTCGGAGTCGAGTCTCGTCCGCGACCCCGACACCGGAGAGGAGCGCTACCTGCCGAACGCCGACCTCACGGTGGATGACGAGACGGCGGCGCTCGAAACGGCCGCGAGCGCCGTTCCGGCCTCGGTCCGGCGCGTCCTCACCGCGGCGCCGAACGACCGGGCGCTCGGTCTCCTCATCGAACTCGCCGACCGCGGCCCGCTGGCCGTGCGAACGCTCATCGATTCCTACGACCTCTGTGAGAGCGACTTGCACGGCCTGCTCGCGGAGTTTCGAGCCGCAGGGTTGGTCGAAGAAGCGCGCATCGCCGGCGAACGCGGCTACGACGCGACGGCGACGACCCGCGACGCCGTGACCCATCTGCGGGCCGACGACTAG